A portion of the Collinsella aerofaciens genome contains these proteins:
- a CDS encoding 4Fe-4S binding protein has translation MDKRENTASHVLARFRGFIQAAATLITNIHLPNFAKGGIYQGAGKTVCVPGLNCYSCPAASGACPIGSFQSVVGSSKFNFSYYVTGTLILLGVLLGRFVCGFLCPFGWLQELLHKIPSKKLSTKRLKALTYVKYVVLLFAVVLLPVLLVNDLGMGDPFFCKYICPQGVLEGAIPLAIANAGIRSALGHLFTWKLAVLVAVVVLSILFYRPFCKWICPLGAFYALMNRVSLLGIQVDACKCVSCGKCSKVCQMDVDVVRAPNHAECIRCGKCIGACPVDAISYRYGLDVSAEKLPLTADKK, from the coding sequence TCGCATGTTTTGGCCCGATTTCGCGGATTCATTCAGGCGGCGGCGACGCTCATCACCAACATTCACTTGCCAAACTTTGCCAAAGGCGGCATCTATCAGGGCGCGGGAAAAACAGTCTGCGTACCTGGACTTAATTGCTATTCGTGCCCCGCGGCATCGGGTGCGTGCCCCATCGGGTCGTTCCAGTCGGTGGTAGGTTCATCCAAGTTTAACTTTTCCTACTACGTCACCGGTACGCTCATTTTGCTCGGCGTGCTGCTGGGTCGCTTTGTATGCGGCTTTCTGTGCCCGTTTGGCTGGCTGCAGGAGCTGCTTCACAAGATTCCCAGCAAAAAGCTTTCGACAAAAAGGCTCAAGGCGCTTACGTATGTCAAATACGTTGTGCTGCTATTTGCCGTGGTATTGCTGCCTGTGCTGTTGGTCAACGATCTGGGGATGGGCGACCCGTTCTTTTGCAAGTACATCTGTCCACAGGGTGTGCTCGAGGGCGCCATTCCGCTGGCCATTGCCAATGCCGGCATTCGATCTGCGTTGGGACATCTCTTTACTTGGAAACTTGCCGTTCTCGTTGCCGTGGTAGTGCTGAGCATTTTGTTCTACCGCCCTTTCTGCAAATGGATTTGTCCACTCGGCGCATTCTATGCGCTCATGAATAGGGTGTCCTTGTTGGGGATTCAGGTTGACGCGTGCAAATGCGTCTCGTGCGGCAAGTGCTCAAAGGTTTGTCAGATGGACGTTGATGTGGTCCGCGCGCCCAATCATGCCGAGTGTATCCGGTGCGGAAAGTGCATCGGGGCCTGTCCTGTCGATGCCATCAGCTATCGCTATGGCCTGGATGTGTCGGCGGAAAAGCTTCCCTTGACCGCCGATAAAAAGTAA
- a CDS encoding TlpA family protein disulfide reductase — protein sequence MKLSKIAALFMVPVLALCLVACSAPGGNASESASSDPKIAELTAQKPANADEAAELYAKLMQKENEIFSSDNALWEKVFNAANKDSAMIEDGSNYGDFLLKTIDGAKDEFTADELKTLKAGAQQIKEIEDKLESLEKEFPGCGSTPSAGESVDASTAGMTAGANASSEATKFPSFTGKDLDGNDVNSDELFSKNKVTVMNFWFTTCKPCVGELGDLEKLNKELAEKGGQVVGVNSFTLDGNKGEIADAKDVLSKKGVTYKNIWFKSDSEAGKFTSNLFSFPTTYVIDQNGNIVGDPIVGAISSAEQRAALDKLIDQAIANSEQ from the coding sequence ATGAAGCTTTCTAAGATTGCGGCCCTGTTTATGGTGCCGGTATTGGCCTTGTGCCTTGTGGCATGTTCGGCGCCCGGTGGCAATGCGAGCGAATCTGCGAGTTCCGATCCTAAGATCGCAGAACTCACTGCGCAGAAGCCGGCCAATGCCGACGAGGCCGCCGAGCTGTATGCGAAGCTCATGCAGAAGGAGAACGAGATCTTTTCGAGTGATAACGCGCTGTGGGAAAAGGTATTCAATGCGGCAAATAAAGACTCGGCAATGATTGAGGATGGCAGCAATTACGGCGATTTTCTGCTCAAGACCATCGACGGCGCCAAGGATGAGTTCACGGCGGATGAGCTTAAGACACTCAAGGCCGGTGCACAGCAGATCAAGGAGATCGAGGACAAGCTCGAGAGCCTGGAGAAGGAGTTCCCCGGCTGTGGAAGCACGCCGAGTGCAGGCGAGAGCGTCGACGCTTCGACCGCTGGCATGACGGCTGGTGCCAATGCTTCGAGCGAGGCGACGAAGTTCCCCAGCTTTACGGGCAAGGACCTGGATGGCAACGACGTGAACAGTGACGAGCTGTTCTCTAAGAACAAGGTCACCGTCATGAACTTCTGGTTCACCACGTGCAAGCCGTGCGTGGGCGAGCTGGGCGATCTTGAGAAACTGAATAAGGAGCTTGCCGAGAAGGGCGGCCAGGTCGTGGGCGTCAACTCCTTTACGCTCGATGGCAACAAGGGCGAGATTGCAGATGCCAAGGACGTGCTGAGCAAGAAGGGCGTGACATATAAGAACATCTGGTTCAAGTCGGATAGCGAGGCCGGTAAGTTTACGTCAAATCTGTTCTCGTTCCCGACAACGTATGTCATAGATCAGAATGGCAACATCGTAGGGGATCCAATCGTGGGAGCCATCAGCTCCGCCGAGCAGCGCGCGGCACTCGACAAACTTATCGACCAAGCGATTGCGAATAGCGAGCAGTAA
- a CDS encoding ABC transporter ATP-binding protein/permease, with amino-acid sequence MLELKGICKRYVTQSFTQVALDNVSLAFRDNEFVAILGPSGSGKTTMLNVIGGLDHFDSGDLLIDGISTKDFHDRDWDAYRNNRIGFVFQSYNLIPHQTILENVELALTLTGVGHVERRQRAREALEKVGLGEHVNKRPSQLSGGQMQRVAIARALINDPEIVLADEPTGALDSTTSVQVMDLLKDVARDRLVIMVTHNPELAYKYATRIVNLADGKITDDSDPFDVAKATRREAKPTRKTSMSFVTALGLSARNLMTKKGRTAMTAFAGSIGIIGIAAILALSNGVNNYIKKVEEDTLSSYPLTISKQDYDLSSMMGGQGAVDDGSPENADSSDDSAGGKARGTDKIPVVTAVKDMFASVKSNDMTSFKAWLDAGGDGIDKEVNAIQYGYGVTPVVYRAGKGDEKPVRLVPNAMTEAMSGGASSAATVSMESMGTSVFNEMIDDQSLLDSQYDVVAGHWPTSANEAVMVLSSRGTVGDYTLYSIGALDIDELNDLVNSAMAADGGVETPETGTDFTYDDALSTTFKVLSPADAYRKNEETGMWTDMSGDADFMAAKVADGIDVRIVGVVRPNETANASALSPGIAYTHALTRQLMERATDSQIVQEQLAHPETDVFTGKTFDELQGEAKQGVDLGSMFSVDEAALKSAFSFDTSALSGAAGGMDLSGIDLSGLDIDLSGVGRGIDFSDIMAKAPAPDFSGIFDGLELTPEQMQQAGTLANQLFEGFLQSDQFKALSPEDLNDASKLAAAFSTYLENDAAAQQILVQLKALGGDALAERLQYAMTDYVQKQLAPYLQQAMDQVMKTISEQIATTVSSQLKAGAAGLMDQMATQMSSSFANLASAMRVDASAFARAIHFNMDAEDLSSLMMSYAKASKLTYDNNLTTLGYADEADPISVKIFPRDFEAKERVLDHIDAYNKQVKAAGHDEQAISYTDYMGIIMGSVTDIVNTISLVLIAFVSISLVVSSIMIGIITYISVLERKKEIGILRAIGASKRNVANVFNAETFIEGLIAGVFAIVVVVAVSFPVNAWALAAKQVPNLMSLPVQDALVLIAISVLLTVVAGLLPARSASKKDPVEALRSE; translated from the coding sequence ATGCTGGAGCTCAAAGGTATTTGCAAAAGGTACGTCACGCAGTCGTTTACGCAGGTGGCGCTCGATAACGTGAGCCTGGCTTTTCGCGATAACGAGTTCGTGGCCATTCTGGGACCTTCGGGGTCGGGTAAAACTACGATGCTCAACGTTATCGGTGGGCTCGATCATTTCGATTCTGGCGACCTGCTGATCGACGGTATTTCGACCAAAGACTTTCACGATCGCGATTGGGATGCCTACCGCAACAACCGCATCGGCTTTGTGTTCCAGAGCTATAACCTCATTCCGCATCAGACCATTTTGGAAAACGTGGAGCTGGCGCTGACGCTCACGGGCGTGGGGCATGTCGAGCGCCGCCAGCGTGCGCGCGAGGCGTTGGAGAAAGTCGGCCTGGGCGAGCACGTTAACAAGCGTCCGAGTCAGCTGTCGGGTGGGCAGATGCAGCGCGTGGCCATTGCCCGTGCCCTGATCAACGATCCCGAGATCGTGCTGGCCGACGAGCCGACCGGCGCCTTAGACTCAACGACATCCGTGCAGGTCATGGATCTGCTCAAGGACGTGGCGCGCGACCGCCTGGTCATCATGGTCACGCACAATCCCGAGCTGGCGTACAAGTACGCTACGCGCATCGTCAACCTAGCGGACGGCAAGATCACTGACGATTCCGATCCTTTTGATGTTGCCAAGGCCACGCGCCGCGAGGCCAAGCCTACGCGCAAAACCTCGATGAGCTTTGTGACAGCGCTGGGGCTTTCTGCCCGAAACCTCATGACCAAGAAGGGCCGTACGGCCATGACGGCCTTTGCGGGGTCGATTGGCATTATCGGCATCGCGGCGATCCTGGCGCTTTCCAATGGCGTGAACAATTACATCAAAAAGGTCGAGGAGGATACGCTCTCGAGTTACCCGCTTACGATCTCCAAGCAGGATTACGACCTGTCGTCCATGATGGGCGGACAGGGGGCTGTGGATGATGGCTCGCCTGAAAACGCGGATTCGTCCGACGACAGTGCCGGCGGCAAGGCTCGGGGGACCGATAAGATTCCCGTGGTCACGGCCGTAAAGGATATGTTTGCAAGTGTTAAGTCCAACGACATGACGAGCTTCAAGGCATGGCTCGATGCCGGTGGCGATGGCATCGATAAAGAAGTCAACGCCATTCAGTACGGCTATGGTGTGACGCCGGTTGTCTATCGTGCCGGCAAGGGCGATGAGAAGCCTGTCCGGCTGGTGCCTAACGCTATGACTGAGGCCATGAGCGGCGGCGCGAGTTCGGCGGCGACGGTGAGCATGGAGTCCATGGGAACCTCGGTCTTTAACGAGATGATTGACGACCAGAGCCTGCTCGACAGCCAGTACGATGTCGTGGCGGGGCATTGGCCTACGTCTGCTAACGAAGCCGTGATGGTGCTTTCGAGCCGCGGCACGGTGGGCGATTACACGCTCTACAGCATCGGTGCGCTGGATATCGATGAGCTCAACGACCTGGTTAACAGCGCCATGGCGGCCGACGGTGGGGTCGAAACGCCCGAGACCGGCACCGACTTTACCTACGACGATGCGCTGTCCACGACGTTTAAGGTGCTGTCGCCGGCCGATGCCTATCGTAAAAACGAAGAGACCGGCATGTGGACCGACATGTCTGGTGACGCCGACTTTATGGCCGCCAAGGTTGCCGACGGTATTGACGTGCGCATTGTGGGCGTGGTGCGACCTAACGAGACGGCCAATGCGAGTGCATTGTCTCCGGGCATTGCCTATACGCATGCACTAACTCGCCAGCTTATGGAGCGCGCCACCGATTCGCAGATTGTTCAGGAGCAACTTGCCCACCCCGAGACGGATGTCTTTACGGGCAAAACTTTCGACGAACTGCAAGGCGAGGCCAAACAAGGAGTGGATCTGGGCAGCATGTTCAGTGTGGACGAGGCGGCGCTCAAGAGCGCGTTCTCGTTCGATACGTCTGCGCTCTCGGGCGCTGCCGGCGGTATGGACCTTTCTGGTATCGACTTGTCCGGGCTGGACATTGACCTTTCGGGCGTTGGAAGGGGCATCGACTTCAGCGACATCATGGCAAAAGCACCGGCCCCAGATTTCTCGGGCATCTTTGACGGTCTGGAACTCACACCCGAGCAAATGCAGCAGGCGGGAACGCTTGCCAACCAGCTGTTTGAGGGCTTTTTGCAGTCTGATCAGTTTAAGGCGCTGTCGCCCGAAGATCTTAACGACGCGTCGAAGCTCGCCGCCGCGTTCTCGACGTATCTTGAGAATGATGCCGCGGCCCAGCAAATCCTGGTCCAGCTCAAAGCGCTCGGCGGCGATGCCCTGGCAGAGCGCCTGCAGTACGCGATGACCGACTATGTGCAAAAGCAGCTGGCTCCGTATCTGCAGCAGGCTATGGATCAGGTGATGAAGACAATTAGCGAGCAGATTGCGACGACGGTATCGTCCCAGCTCAAGGCGGGTGCAGCGGGACTTATGGACCAGATGGCGACGCAGATGTCTTCGAGTTTTGCCAACCTGGCGAGCGCTATGCGTGTGGATGCGAGTGCCTTTGCTCGTGCCATCCATTTCAACATGGACGCCGAGGACCTGAGTTCGCTCATGATGAGCTATGCCAAGGCTTCGAAGCTCACCTACGACAACAATCTGACCACGTTGGGCTATGCGGATGAGGCAGACCCCATCTCGGTTAAGATTTTCCCGCGCGACTTTGAGGCCAAAGAGCGCGTGCTCGATCACATCGATGCGTACAACAAGCAGGTCAAAGCCGCTGGTCACGATGAACAGGCAATCTCGTACACCGACTACATGGGCATCATCATGGGCTCGGTGACCGACATCGTGAACACCATCAGCTTGGTGCTCATCGCATTCGTGAGTATCAGCCTGGTGGTGAGCTCCATCATGATCGGCATCATCACCTACATCAGCGTGCTGGAGCGCAAAAAGGAGATTGGCATCCTGCGCGCGATCGGCGCGTCAAAGCGCAACGTGGCCAACGTATTCAATGCCGAGACCTTTATCGAGGGCCTCATTGCCGGCGTCTTTGCTATTGTCGTCGTAGTGGCCGTGAGCTTCCCGGTCAATGCTTGGGCGCTTGCGGCCAAACAGGTCCCCAACCTGATGAGCCTGCCCGTGCAGGATGCGCTGGTGCTCATCGCGATTTCGGTGCTGCTGACGGTCGTCGCCGGTCTGCTGCCGGCCCGCAGTGCATCCAAAAAGGACCCCGTGGAAGCCCTGCGCTCCGAATAA
- a CDS encoding tRNA dihydrouridine synthase: protein MILSLAPMEGITGHVFRRVHAECFGALDCYYTPFLPPPRVGNRFGGKAFKEIDPANNQGLNVVPQLMSKNADEFVWAAQVLADMGYREVNLNLGCPSGTVVAKGKGSGFLRNLDELEVFLSDVCERSPLPVSVKTRLGLESDDEYERVLDLYCRMPLAELIVHPRVQKDRYTGSPRKEFYGETLERAPFPVAYNGDIFDLEDMDALVEAYPDTRHVMLGRGLLANPALARIVNGGSAATAAELQRFHDTLFAAYADEIGGNAVFRMKEWWFYAKCAFADPATVHKLVRKTKKVDEYRAAVERVFREQPLAPIARFHG, encoded by the coding sequence ATGATCCTTTCGCTGGCCCCTATGGAGGGGATTACCGGGCATGTGTTCCGCCGCGTGCATGCGGAGTGCTTTGGTGCGCTCGACTGCTATTACACGCCGTTTTTGCCGCCGCCGCGGGTTGGCAATCGTTTTGGTGGCAAGGCGTTTAAGGAGATCGATCCTGCCAACAACCAGGGGCTCAACGTGGTGCCTCAGCTGATGTCCAAGAACGCGGACGAGTTTGTGTGGGCGGCGCAGGTGCTTGCCGACATGGGCTATCGCGAGGTCAACCTCAACTTGGGTTGCCCTTCGGGAACGGTTGTCGCCAAGGGCAAGGGCTCGGGTTTCTTGCGCAATCTCGACGAGCTCGAGGTGTTCTTGAGCGATGTGTGCGAGCGGTCGCCGTTGCCGGTATCGGTCAAGACCAGGCTGGGGCTGGAGAGCGACGACGAATACGAGCGCGTGCTCGATCTGTATTGCCGCATGCCGCTGGCAGAGCTGATTGTGCACCCGCGCGTGCAAAAGGACCGCTATACGGGCTCGCCGCGCAAGGAGTTCTATGGCGAAACGCTGGAGCGTGCGCCGTTTCCGGTCGCCTATAACGGTGACATTTTTGATCTTGAGGATATGGATGCGCTGGTAGAGGCCTATCCCGACACGCGCCATGTGATGTTGGGGCGTGGCCTGCTCGCGAACCCCGCTCTGGCTCGTATAGTCAACGGCGGTTCTGCTGCCACGGCAGCCGAGCTGCAGCGCTTCCACGACACGCTGTTCGCAGCCTATGCGGATGAGATTGGCGGCAATGCGGTCTTTCGTATGAAGGAGTGGTGGTTCTACGCCAAGTGCGCTTTCGCTGACCCCGCTACCGTTCACAAGCTCGTACGTAAGACCAAAAAGGTCGACGAATACCGCGCCGCCGTCGAGCGCGTCTTTCGCGAGCAGCCACTTGCACCCATAGCCCGCTTCCACGGCTAG
- a CDS encoding ribbon-helix-helix protein, CopG family, whose protein sequence is MDAKQLEKMMGFAPGELEKAAEAYEKDEWPKGRTIKLGRPSISDEPSVVLSARVGESVLDAFDEKAKRHGQTRTERLRELITLDAMIA, encoded by the coding sequence ATGGACGCTAAGCAGCTCGAGAAGATGATGGGGTTTGCCCCCGGAGAGTTGGAGAAAGCCGCGGAGGCATACGAAAAAGATGAGTGGCCGAAGGGCCGCACCATCAAGCTGGGAAGGCCGTCGATTTCCGATGAGCCAAGCGTTGTTTTATCGGCACGTGTGGGTGAGTCGGTTCTTGATGCGTTTGACGAGAAGGCAAAGCGCCATGGGCAAACACGCACGGAGCGACTCAGAGAGCTCATCACGCTCGATGCAATGATTGCCTAG
- a CDS encoding glutaredoxin family protein: MATDHELALYVMTGCPYCIKVKRFLADNGVAIPERNISTDPDAEQTLIAVGGKRQVPCLFIDGKPLYESSDIITWAQKNLL, translated from the coding sequence ATGGCTACTGATCATGAACTCGCGCTCTACGTTATGACCGGCTGCCCGTATTGCATAAAGGTCAAGCGCTTTTTGGCCGATAACGGCGTGGCCATCCCTGAGCGCAACATCTCGACCGACCCCGATGCCGAGCAGACGCTCATCGCCGTCGGCGGAAAACGCCAGGTTCCCTGCCTGTTCATCGACGGCAAACCACTCTACGAATCGAGTGACATCATCACCTGGGCACAGAAGAACCTGCTCTAG
- a CDS encoding TipAS antibiotic-recognition domain-containing protein, which translates to MAFAEKLIAVRRAHRLTQEQLAAKLFVTRQAVSRWERGEVTPGIDMMKLIAAVTGEPLSHLLEMPEHYCQSCGMILTPDDCGTDAHGATTDHYCKWCYDHGKYTYETTMETMIEDCAPRLAQNTGMSLDEAVSLMGAVLPQLERWRTVQENEERYGTEARARYGDEAVDAANEALLDMDPETWNDMKELERAILGQLSIAMGDGEPDGSEARKLVAMHRRWIALNWGSEPQDEAYLGLAHGYLADQRFIDYYDKPCGAGATALLVQAIESSLTRA; encoded by the coding sequence ATGGCCTTCGCAGAAAAGCTCATTGCTGTCCGTCGCGCCCATCGCCTTACCCAGGAGCAGCTCGCCGCCAAACTCTTCGTCACACGCCAAGCCGTCAGCCGTTGGGAGCGCGGCGAAGTCACCCCTGGCATCGACATGATGAAGCTCATCGCCGCCGTGACCGGCGAGCCTCTGTCCCATCTGCTCGAAATGCCCGAGCACTATTGCCAGAGCTGCGGCATGATACTCACGCCCGACGACTGCGGCACCGATGCCCACGGCGCCACGACCGACCATTACTGCAAGTGGTGCTACGACCACGGCAAGTACACCTACGAGACCACGATGGAGACGATGATTGAGGATTGTGCCCCGCGCCTGGCACAAAACACCGGCATGTCGCTCGACGAAGCCGTCTCGCTTATGGGCGCTGTCCTGCCGCAACTGGAGCGCTGGCGTACCGTGCAGGAAAACGAGGAGCGCTACGGTACCGAGGCGCGGGCGCGCTATGGCGACGAGGCCGTCGATGCAGCAAACGAGGCACTGCTGGACATGGACCCCGAGACATGGAACGACATGAAGGAACTTGAACGCGCTATTCTGGGCCAGCTCTCGATCGCCATGGGCGACGGCGAACCGGATGGAAGCGAGGCGCGCAAGCTTGTCGCAATGCACCGTCGATGGATAGCTCTCAACTGGGGCAGCGAGCCCCAAGACGAGGCATATCTGGGGCTCGCCCACGGCTACCTCGCCGATCAGCGCTTTATCGACTACTACGACAAGCCCTGCGGCGCCGGCGCCACGGCGCTTCTGGTTCAGGCGATCGAGTCGTCGTTGACGCGCGCATAG
- the tsaA gene encoding tRNA (N6-threonylcarbamoyladenosine(37)-N6)-methyltransferase TrmO has protein sequence MEPIAHIHTDLPQKFGIPRNSFLAPHLQGRIIFEPEFASNAAVEGLDSFSHLWLLWRFENGTPGGTAEDIAVDAKTQDRSGTNAKWSKTVRPPRLGGAERVGVFATRSPFRPNPIGLTCVKLNRVELTDDGPIIHVLGADLRDGTPIYDIKPYIPFADCHPDATGGWIEDAPWQELDVEFPQALQDMVPPTKLPGLVEVLRQDPRRAGSKHEPNRIYHLAYAGLDVSFTVDGARLTVAAISDARD, from the coding sequence ATGGAACCTATTGCACACATACATACCGACCTGCCGCAGAAGTTCGGCATCCCGCGCAACAGCTTTTTGGCGCCTCACCTGCAGGGGCGCATCATCTTTGAGCCGGAATTTGCCTCCAATGCAGCGGTTGAGGGCCTGGACTCTTTCTCTCATCTATGGCTGCTGTGGCGTTTTGAAAACGGAACGCCCGGCGGCACGGCGGAAGACATCGCCGTCGATGCCAAAACGCAGGACAGGTCCGGTACCAACGCCAAGTGGTCGAAGACCGTGCGTCCGCCGCGTCTGGGCGGAGCCGAGCGCGTGGGCGTGTTTGCCACGCGCAGTCCGTTTCGCCCCAATCCCATCGGGCTCACCTGCGTCAAGCTCAATCGTGTCGAACTCACCGACGATGGTCCGATCATCCATGTGTTGGGAGCCGACCTGCGCGACGGCACGCCCATCTACGACATTAAGCCCTACATTCCGTTTGCGGATTGCCACCCGGATGCGACCGGCGGCTGGATTGAGGATGCGCCGTGGCAAGAGCTCGACGTCGAGTTTCCGCAAGCGCTGCAGGATATGGTTCCGCCTACAAAGCTTCCTGGCTTGGTTGAGGTTCTTCGCCAAGATCCGCGCCGCGCAGGTAGCAAGCACGAGCCAAACCGCATTTATCACTTGGCATACGCCGGACTCGACGTGTCTTTTACCGTCGACGGAGCCAGGTTGACGGTAGCCGCCATCAGCGACGCGCGGGACTAA
- a CDS encoding MalY/PatB family protein has product MKYDFTSIIDRHGMDAIAVDSWGEIPGMAPNAPDEGFDRIPMWVADMNFATVPTVQEYIIQRAQHPMFGYFNPRPEYFGRIIEWQSRRNGVEGLRPEHIGYENGVLGGVVSTLRAYVQPGDAVLVHSPTYIGFTKSIEAAGYRIVHSPLKLDDRGVWRMDFEDMERKLAQNHIHAAVFCSPHNPCGRVWERDEIERAMDIYRQHDCVVISDEIWSDIILPDHKHIPTQSVSEDARMRTVALYAPSKTFNLAGLVGSYHIIYNETLRDRVCAVSNKTHYNEMNVLSMHALIGAYQPQGYEWLDELNEVIEGNVDYFCNYVDKHFEGVSYSRPQGTYMVFLDCTEWCREHGRDIQWLLDEGARVGVGYQDGRPFHGPCHIRVNLALPLSRVREACDRLDRYVFNAR; this is encoded by the coding sequence ATGAAATACGACTTCACTTCAATCATCGACCGCCACGGCATGGACGCCATCGCCGTTGACTCCTGGGGTGAGATCCCCGGCATGGCTCCGAACGCACCTGACGAGGGCTTCGACCGCATCCCCATGTGGGTGGCGGACATGAACTTCGCCACGGTGCCCACGGTCCAGGAGTACATCATTCAGCGTGCCCAGCACCCCATGTTTGGCTATTTCAATCCGCGCCCCGAGTATTTCGGCCGCATCATCGAATGGCAGAGTCGCCGCAATGGCGTCGAGGGCCTGCGCCCTGAGCACATCGGCTACGAAAACGGCGTGCTGGGCGGTGTCGTGTCGACGCTGCGCGCGTATGTCCAGCCGGGCGATGCGGTACTGGTCCACAGCCCCACCTACATTGGCTTTACCAAGTCTATCGAAGCCGCGGGCTATCGCATTGTCCACAGCCCGCTTAAGCTCGACGATCGGGGCGTGTGGCGCATGGACTTTGAGGACATGGAGCGAAAGCTCGCCCAAAACCACATCCACGCCGCGGTGTTCTGCTCGCCGCACAATCCCTGCGGCCGCGTATGGGAGCGCGACGAGATCGAGCGCGCCATGGACATCTATCGCCAGCACGATTGCGTGGTGATCTCGGATGAGATTTGGTCCGATATCATCCTGCCGGATCACAAGCATATCCCGACGCAGTCGGTGAGCGAGGATGCCCGCATGCGCACGGTTGCCCTCTATGCGCCCAGCAAGACGTTTAACCTGGCGGGCCTGGTCGGCAGCTACCACATCATCTATAACGAGACGCTGCGCGACCGCGTGTGCGCCGTGTCCAACAAGACCCACTACAACGAGATGAATGTCCTCTCCATGCATGCGCTTATCGGTGCCTACCAGCCGCAAGGCTACGAGTGGCTCGATGAGCTCAATGAGGTCATCGAGGGCAACGTCGACTACTTCTGCAATTACGTGGACAAGCATTTTGAGGGCGTGTCCTATTCGCGTCCGCAGGGCACCTACATGGTGTTTCTGGACTGCACCGAGTGGTGCCGCGAGCATGGCCGCGATATTCAGTGGCTGCTCGACGAGGGGGCGCGCGTGGGCGTGGGGTATCAGGACGGCCGCCCGTTCCACGGACCCTGCCACATTCGCGTGAATCTGGCGCTGCCGCTTTCGCGCGTTAGGGAGGCGTGCGACCGCCTGGACCGCTACGTTTTTAATGCACGGTAA
- a CDS encoding substrate-binding periplasmic protein, protein MKRPRRSVAISLFVALAVACAFVVAIAGCSGSNDGASTSALGELDASQVKDDDLKTLNVGSDLYPPFVYTDEYGDIVGLDVEILTEALARIGYKPKYQLIDWEKKKELLASGELDCVMGSFSMTGRESEYRWAGPYLASRQVVAVNPESDIYTLADLEGRVVGVQSTTKPEGILLNRTNENVPQIKELYSFSDRSYLNPALVEGLVDAIAAHESSLLTYEKDYGVTYRILNEPLLEVGLGTAFDINDTRGIDVKLTHAYQEMLADGTMERLVSKYFDDPTPFLNMEGLS, encoded by the coding sequence ATGAAAAGACCTCGCCGCTCGGTTGCCATATCGTTGTTTGTTGCGCTTGCGGTAGCGTGTGCCTTTGTCGTAGCGATAGCCGGCTGTTCCGGGTCGAATGACGGAGCCTCGACGTCTGCATTAGGAGAACTGGACGCCTCGCAAGTCAAAGACGACGACCTTAAGACGCTCAACGTCGGCAGCGACCTCTATCCACCGTTTGTGTATACCGACGAGTATGGCGATATCGTTGGCCTGGATGTCGAGATATTGACCGAGGCGTTGGCCCGCATTGGTTACAAGCCAAAATACCAGCTGATCGACTGGGAAAAGAAGAAAGAGCTGCTGGCGAGCGGCGAGCTCGATTGCGTCATGGGCAGCTTTAGCATGACGGGTCGCGAAAGCGAATATCGTTGGGCCGGCCCGTACCTTGCGAGCCGCCAGGTGGTCGCGGTCAATCCCGAAAGCGACATCTACACGCTCGCCGATCTTGAGGGCAGGGTCGTGGGGGTGCAGTCCACCACCAAGCCCGAGGGCATTTTGCTCAACCGTACCAATGAAAATGTTCCGCAAATCAAGGAGCTCTACAGCTTCTCGGACCGCTCATACCTGAACCCGGCGCTCGTCGAGGGCCTGGTCGACGCTATCGCCGCACATGAGTCCTCGCTGCTCACCTATGAAAAAGACTATGGCGTGACGTATCGCATTCTGAACGAGCCGCTGCTGGAGGTTGGTTTGGGCACCGCTTTCGATATCAACGATACGCGCGGCATCGACGTTAAGCTCACCCATGCCTACCAAGAAATGCTTGCCGATGGCACCATGGAACGCCTGGTATCAAAGTACTTTGATGACCCTACACCATTTTTGAATATGGAGGGCCTGTCATGA